Proteins co-encoded in one Erinaceus europaeus chromosome 2, mEriEur2.1, whole genome shotgun sequence genomic window:
- the LOC103128199 gene encoding alcohol sulfotransferase-like, producing MSEYTWLEGIPLLANFLSLKYQTGEWRDFVFKEDDVLILSYPKSGTHWMIEILSLIRTKGDPKWIQSVPIWDRSPWIEIQNMYEALEAQEGPRLITSHLPIQLLPKSLFTSKAKVIHLIRNPKDVLVSGYFFSKVCSSFEQVASLQEHFERFLQGNVLCGSWFEHTQGWMSMRGKESYLMLHYEDMKRDTRSTIEKICQFLGKTLEPEEMNSVLKHSSIQAMRDNKMSNYTLMDGSNFNLKNGPFLRKGVSGDWKNHLTVAQAEAFDRMFQEKMAGLPPELFPWD from the exons ATGTCAGAGTACACATGGCTGGAAGGGATCCCATTACTAGCCAATTTTCTGTCACTTAAATACCAGACTGGAGAGTGGAGGGATTTTGTCTTCAAGGAGGATGATGTCCTGATACTGAGTTACCCCAAGTCAG GGACTCACTGGATGATTGAAATCCTCTCTCTGATCCGCACCAAGGGAGATCCCAAGTGGATCCAATCTGTTCCCATTTGGGACCGTTCACCCTGGATAGAGATTCAAAACATGTATGAAGCCTTAGAGGCACAGGAAGGCCCACGTCTcatcacctcccacctcccaatccAGCTCCTCCCCAAGTCTCTCTTCACTTCCAAAGCCAAG GTGATTCACCTCATCAGAAATCCCAAAGATGTCTTGGTGTCTGGTTATTTTTTCTCAAAAGTATGTTCTTCTTTTGAGCAAGTAGCATCGCTGCAAGAGCATTTTGAGCGATTCCTACAAGGAAATG TTTTGTGtgggtcctggtttgagcacacACAGGGCTGGATGtccatgagagggaaggagagctaCCTGATGCTGCATTATGAAGACATGAAGAGG GACACAAGGAGCACCATAGAGAAGATCTGCCAGTTCCTGGGCAAAACCTTAGAGCCAGAAGAGATGAACTCAGTCCTCAAGCACAGTTCCATCCAGGCTATGAGAGACAACAAGATGTCTAACTACACACTTATGGATGGCTCTAATTTTAATTTGAAGAATGGGCCATTTCTGAGAAAAG GTGTTTCTGGGGACTGGAAAAACCACTTGACGGTGGCCCAGGCAGAGGCCTTTGACAGGATGTTCCAGGAGAAGATGGCTGGTCTCCCTCCAGAGCTGTTTCCCTGGGACTGA